A region from the Amycolatopsis camponoti genome encodes:
- a CDS encoding ornithine cyclodeaminase family protein has translation MTSVWLRYLTGADIDSLGVTEADIVGAVEDVLGDHGRGQVVFEPRTHLVPDNGGKGHFNILRGHLSAKQVSGVKVVGDFVGNFERGLPSEMALILLLDPDTGMPRAIVDGTMITEARTGAMTAVGAKYLARPDSRVLGHIGARGTAWWNVVLLDSLFDFAEIRVTSKRPESREDFGRRLSERLGKDVRVCATAEETLDGADIQVEASRLVEPEPLVRREFLRPGTFLVPYGTISALELTLLDDVDKVVVDDWRESQSGNPRFGALRPQLNAGLLTADGVHAEIGDIVAGKKPGREHDAERILFWHRGLSTTDVAVANMILARAEASGVGTMLPYR, from the coding sequence GTGACGTCCGTCTGGCTCCGGTACCTCACCGGTGCCGACATCGACTCGCTCGGCGTCACCGAAGCGGACATCGTCGGCGCGGTCGAGGACGTCCTCGGCGACCACGGCCGCGGCCAGGTCGTCTTCGAGCCGCGTACGCACCTGGTGCCGGACAACGGCGGCAAGGGCCACTTCAACATCCTTCGCGGCCACTTGTCCGCGAAGCAGGTCAGTGGCGTGAAGGTCGTCGGTGACTTCGTGGGGAACTTCGAACGGGGCCTCCCTTCCGAAATGGCGTTGATCCTGCTGCTCGACCCGGACACGGGCATGCCGCGGGCCATCGTCGACGGCACGATGATCACCGAGGCCCGCACCGGCGCGATGACCGCCGTCGGCGCGAAGTACCTGGCGCGCCCGGACTCGCGGGTGCTCGGGCACATCGGCGCCCGCGGCACCGCCTGGTGGAACGTCGTCCTCCTCGACTCCTTGTTCGACTTCGCCGAAATCCGCGTGACCAGCAAGCGCCCGGAGTCCCGCGAGGACTTCGGCCGCCGGCTCTCCGAACGGCTCGGCAAGGACGTCCGCGTCTGCGCCACGGCCGAGGAGACCCTGGACGGCGCGGACATCCAGGTCGAGGCCTCCCGGCTGGTCGAACCCGAACCGCTGGTGCGGCGCGAGTTCCTCCGGCCGGGCACCTTCCTGGTGCCCTACGGCACGATCAGCGCGCTGGAGCTCACGCTGCTCGACGACGTCGACAAGGTCGTCGTCGACGACTGGCGCGAATCGCAGTCCGGCAACCCGCGGTTCGGCGCCCTGCGCCCGCAGCTCAACGCCGGCCTCCTCACCGCGGACGGGGTCCACGCCGAGATCGGCGACATCGTGGCCGGGAAGAAGCCGGGCCGCGAGCACGACGCCGAGCGGATCCTGTTCTGGCACCGCGGACTGTCCACAACGGACGTCGCGGTGGCGAACATGATCCTGGCCCGTGCCGAGGCTTCCGGCGTCGGCACCATGCTGCCGTACCGATGA
- a CDS encoding AAA family ATPase yields the protein MGLDLRICPACGDLAERPIVAGTVLTCRRCGHEWPFRKLPLFALTGPSGAGKSTVGPLLAARLGGDVVVLDQDILWVGALRDEVGTFRSVWLRMAAMLHQNGRPVVLCGTVAPPEFEPLPERAFFSEIHYLALVGTPESLGRRLRARPAWREWDEPRIEEMLEFNEWLRKSAPELGVDLFDTTDVSREATADHAEKWIRDRLP from the coding sequence GTGGGTCTCGACCTGCGGATCTGCCCGGCGTGCGGCGATCTGGCGGAGCGTCCCATCGTCGCGGGCACGGTCCTCACGTGCCGCCGGTGCGGCCACGAGTGGCCGTTCCGGAAGCTGCCGCTGTTCGCGCTGACCGGCCCGAGCGGAGCCGGGAAGTCGACGGTGGGGCCGCTGCTGGCGGCCCGGCTCGGTGGTGACGTCGTCGTGCTGGACCAGGACATCCTCTGGGTCGGTGCCCTGCGCGACGAGGTCGGCACGTTCCGGTCGGTGTGGCTGCGGATGGCGGCGATGCTCCACCAGAACGGCCGGCCGGTCGTGCTGTGCGGCACGGTCGCGCCACCGGAGTTCGAGCCGCTGCCGGAGAGGGCGTTCTTCAGCGAGATCCACTACCTGGCGCTGGTCGGCACGCCGGAGTCGCTGGGCAGGCGGCTGCGGGCGCGCCCGGCGTGGCGGGAGTGGGACGAGCCGCGGATCGAGGAGATGCTGGAGTTCAACGAGTGGCTCCGGAAGTCGGCACCGGAGCTGGGTGTCGACCTCTTCGACACCACGGACGTCTCTAGGGAGGCGACGGCCGACCACGCCGAGAAGTGGATCCGCGACCGGCTGCCTTAG
- a CDS encoding methyltransferase domain-containing protein codes for MTRSARLRRRLVEHLLDEDVLHAPEWIAAFRAVPRHVFLPRFFAPAGGLWAAVDRDDPGWLETVYSREVLVTQLDDDPDRWELARRTGPVAGTPTSSSSMPSIMAIMLEELRVRDGQRVLEIGTGTGYNAALLSHRCGAGLVSTVDIDPVIAGEARERLAAAGYRPTCAVGDGALGFPAGTLFDRVLCTASVSSIPLAWLAQTTPDGLIVTTLNRPIGAGLVRLVAGEDGTAQGRVLARDGRFMPLRAHRLAQADPLPMPSRDDWEQTRLPMASVLQPRRQFEFFAGLAMPGVRPVRDGDGTDPHAAGGPGDSGVALVHPDGSWVRHRKRAGADEVAQGGPRALWELAEAAYVEWCELDKPDRDRFGVTVTADRQEFWLDEPGGRTWPLG; via the coding sequence ATGACGCGCTCGGCCCGGCTGCGGCGGCGCCTCGTCGAGCACCTGCTCGACGAGGACGTCCTGCACGCCCCGGAATGGATCGCCGCGTTCCGAGCGGTACCGCGCCACGTCTTCCTGCCGCGGTTCTTCGCACCCGCGGGCGGGCTGTGGGCGGCGGTCGACCGGGACGACCCGGGCTGGCTGGAGACCGTCTACTCGCGCGAGGTGCTGGTCACGCAGCTGGACGACGACCCGGACCGCTGGGAGCTCGCCCGGCGCACCGGGCCGGTGGCGGGCACGCCGACCAGCTCGTCGAGCATGCCGTCGATCATGGCGATCATGCTCGAGGAGCTGCGGGTCCGGGACGGGCAGCGCGTGCTCGAGATCGGTACCGGCACCGGCTACAACGCCGCGCTGCTGAGCCACCGCTGCGGCGCCGGCCTGGTGTCCACTGTGGACATAGACCCGGTGATCGCCGGCGAGGCGCGCGAGCGGCTGGCCGCGGCGGGCTACCGGCCGACGTGCGCGGTGGGCGACGGCGCGCTCGGCTTCCCGGCGGGCACGCTGTTCGACCGGGTGCTGTGCACCGCTTCGGTTTCTTCGATCCCGCTCGCGTGGCTGGCGCAGACCACCCCGGACGGGCTGATCGTGACGACGCTGAACCGGCCGATCGGCGCCGGGCTGGTCCGGCTCGTCGCCGGCGAGGACGGCACCGCGCAGGGCCGCGTCCTCGCGCGCGACGGCCGTTTCATGCCGCTTCGCGCACATCGGCTGGCGCAGGCCGATCCGCTGCCGATGCCGTCACGCGACGACTGGGAGCAGACGCGGCTGCCGATGGCGTCGGTGCTCCAGCCGCGCCGGCAGTTCGAGTTCTTCGCCGGGCTGGCGATGCCGGGCGTGCGGCCGGTGCGCGACGGCGACGGCACGGACCCGCACGCGGCGGGCGGCCCGGGCGACAGCGGCGTCGCGCTCGTCCACCCGGACGGCTCGTGGGTCCGCCACCGCAAGCGCGCGGGCGCGGACGAGGTGGCCCAGGGCGGCCCGCGAGCCCTGTGGGAGCTCGCCGAAGCGGCCTACGTCGAGTGGTGCGAGCTGGACAAGCCGGACCGCGACCGGTTCGGGGTGACGGTCACCGCCGACCGCCAGGAGTTCTGGCTCGACGAACCGGGCGGCCGCACCTGGCCGCTCGGCTAA
- a CDS encoding DUF2516 family protein: MLVAIWILEVVHWGSALVGLFAFVHALLQRADAYSAADRKTKPIWMLITGGATLAMALFSVMGPGMIFWVPAMAAALVYIVDVRPKLIEVQRGGSNW; the protein is encoded by the coding sequence GTGCTGGTTGCCATCTGGATCCTCGAAGTAGTCCACTGGGGCAGCGCGCTGGTCGGGCTCTTCGCGTTCGTGCACGCGCTCCTGCAGCGCGCCGACGCCTACTCGGCGGCCGACCGCAAGACCAAGCCCATCTGGATGCTCATCACCGGCGGCGCGACGCTCGCCATGGCGCTGTTCAGCGTGATGGGCCCGGGGATGATCTTCTGGGTGCCGGCCATGGCCGCGGCCCTGGTCTACATCGTGGACGTCCGCCCCAAGCTCATCGAGGTCCAGCGCGGCGGCTCCAACTGGTAG
- a CDS encoding cadmium resistance transporter, whose product MDLGLIGQAAAMFAVTNVDDLVLLAVFFGQATALTVVAGQFLGFGAILAVSVAGALGAGLLPDGAVRWLGVLPVLLGIRAVWQARRSGDGGPPPATGVLGIAAVCFANGGDNVGVYVPAFAATGPGGLVGYSVVFLVGVAVWCLAGRFLATRPGVARVLARWGHVVLPVVLIALGVLILLGAF is encoded by the coding sequence CTGGACCTGGGCCTGATCGGGCAGGCCGCGGCGATGTTCGCCGTGACGAACGTCGACGACCTCGTGCTGCTCGCCGTGTTCTTCGGGCAGGCCACCGCGCTGACGGTCGTGGCCGGGCAGTTCCTCGGCTTCGGCGCGATCCTGGCCGTCTCGGTCGCGGGCGCGCTAGGGGCCGGGTTGCTGCCCGACGGCGCCGTCCGCTGGCTCGGCGTGCTGCCGGTGCTGCTCGGGATCCGGGCGGTCTGGCAGGCGCGGCGCTCCGGAGACGGCGGGCCGCCGCCGGCCACCGGAGTGCTCGGCATCGCGGCCGTGTGCTTCGCCAACGGTGGCGACAACGTCGGTGTCTACGTGCCCGCCTTCGCCGCGACCGGGCCCGGCGGCCTGGTCGGCTACAGCGTGGTGTTCCTGGTGGGCGTGGCCGTGTGGTGCCTCGCCGGGCGGTTCCTCGCGACGCGGCCGGGTGTCGCGCGGGTGCTCGCGCGGTGGGGGCACGTCGTGCTGCCCGTGGTGCTGATCGCGCTCGGCGTGCTGATCCTGCTCGGGGCGTTCTAG
- a CDS encoding aromatic amino acid lyase, with protein sequence MIVTGSEFADGERLELADSLLETLFQRRKALLTALESREKPVYGVNTGMGRLAGVALDARQQADHQRGLLIGRAVGGPPWLPPEDVRALLVARLRDFLQPWSGVSAELVQFLVDRLNDGFTPAVPRSGLGSSGEIIPLSHAFQTFLGIGTVLEDGIETPAADALARRGVAPYVLGPKEGASLLQGSPLAMVHAQRGWAETRQLIALQTLTEAMAIDVLGAPREVFSPVMAGSDDHLSSVLVSLGGLIGPGPVRPGVVQAPLSVRVAPRALAHASRVHADLRETVRRWESMPGDSPSFIDGAFIPGTGYHAVDLGLRMDAVTAALVHLGEISVQRMHRLLDERFSGLPAQLTADPGPRAGLVPLHKRAVGELHALRRLATPATLGSIDTSAGQEDVQAFAWAAGEQLRAASSHLFAITACELVAGSQGRYLASGDGVPDLRAGYEWVRSIVPPVDEDRPLGPEVERLVSACRAARFTELSTLE encoded by the coding sequence ATGATCGTCACCGGAAGCGAGTTCGCCGACGGTGAACGGTTGGAATTGGCCGATTCGCTGCTGGAGACGCTTTTCCAACGCCGGAAGGCGCTCTTGACGGCGCTCGAAAGCCGCGAAAAGCCCGTCTACGGCGTCAACACCGGGATGGGACGGCTGGCGGGCGTCGCGCTCGACGCGCGGCAGCAGGCGGACCACCAGCGCGGCCTGCTGATCGGCCGCGCGGTCGGCGGCCCGCCGTGGCTCCCGCCGGAGGACGTCCGCGCGCTGCTCGTCGCGCGGCTGCGCGACTTCCTGCAGCCGTGGTCCGGGGTGAGTGCGGAGCTGGTGCAGTTCCTCGTGGACCGCCTGAATGACGGCTTCACGCCCGCGGTGCCGCGCTCCGGCCTCGGCAGCTCGGGCGAGATCATCCCGCTGTCCCACGCCTTCCAGACTTTCCTCGGCATCGGCACGGTCCTCGAAGACGGCATCGAGACCCCCGCGGCGGACGCGCTCGCGAGGCGCGGCGTAGCGCCGTACGTGTTGGGGCCCAAGGAAGGTGCTTCGCTGCTTCAGGGTTCGCCGCTGGCGATGGTGCACGCGCAGCGCGGCTGGGCCGAAACGCGGCAGCTCATCGCCCTGCAGACGCTCACCGAGGCGATGGCGATCGACGTCCTCGGGGCGCCGCGCGAGGTGTTCTCGCCGGTGATGGCCGGCAGCGACGACCACCTGAGCTCCGTGCTGGTTTCCCTGGGCGGCTTGATCGGCCCGGGCCCGGTGCGGCCGGGCGTCGTGCAGGCGCCGCTGTCGGTCCGGGTCGCGCCACGGGCGCTGGCCCACGCGTCCCGCGTGCACGCCGACCTGCGGGAAACCGTGCGGCGCTGGGAATCGATGCCCGGCGACTCCCCGTCGTTCATCGACGGGGCGTTCATCCCGGGGACGGGTTACCACGCGGTCGACCTCGGCCTGCGGATGGACGCGGTGACGGCGGCGCTGGTGCACCTCGGCGAGATCTCGGTGCAGCGGATGCACCGCCTGCTCGACGAGCGCTTCAGCGGCCTCCCGGCGCAGCTCACCGCGGATCCGGGGCCGCGGGCGGGGTTGGTGCCGCTGCACAAGAGGGCGGTGGGCGAGCTGCACGCGCTGCGTCGCCTCGCGACGCCCGCGACGCTCGGTTCGATCGACACATCGGCCGGTCAGGAGGACGTGCAAGCGTTTGCGTGGGCGGCCGGCGAGCAACTCCGCGCGGCGTCTTCGCACCTTTTCGCGATCACCGCTTGCGAGCTGGTCGCGGGTTCGCAAGGGCGGTATCTGGCTTCCGGTGACGGCGTTCCCGACCTGCGCGCGGGGTACGAGTGGGTGCGGTCGATCGTGCCGCCGGTCGACGAGGACCGCCCGCTGGGACCCGAGGTCGAGCGCTTGGTTTCCGCTTGCCGGGCCGCGCGGTTCACCGAACTCTCGACGCTGGAGTGA
- a CDS encoding CGNR zinc finger domain-containing protein — protein sequence MHTDASLVVEFLNTVNVEEGTDLLEDPGQWHRWAAGRALTANPAPEARAARDALRAAVGDPRLPGGSLDVGTRISLTDDGPELVADDVVGAVFAACARLVVRGEWIRLKICPADTCLWAFYDESRNRSRTWCSMRVCGNREKARGWRARAAETAAG from the coding sequence GTGCACACCGACGCGTCTCTCGTCGTGGAGTTCCTCAACACGGTCAACGTCGAAGAGGGCACTGACCTGCTCGAAGATCCCGGGCAGTGGCACAGGTGGGCGGCCGGGAGGGCGTTGACGGCCAATCCGGCCCCCGAGGCCCGCGCGGCCCGAGACGCGCTGCGAGCCGCTGTCGGCGACCCCCGGCTGCCCGGCGGAAGCCTCGACGTGGGCACGCGGATCTCGTTGACGGACGACGGCCCGGAGCTGGTGGCGGACGACGTCGTGGGGGCGGTGTTCGCGGCCTGCGCCCGGCTGGTGGTCCGCGGCGAGTGGATCCGGCTGAAGATCTGCCCGGCCGACACGTGCCTGTGGGCGTTCTACGACGAGTCCAGGAACAGGTCCCGCACGTGGTGCTCGATGAGGGTGTGCGGAAACCGCGAGAAGGCCCGCGGCTGGCGAGCCCGGGCGGCGGAGACCGCGGCGGGCTGA
- a CDS encoding YbaK/EbsC family protein, with product MTWTIAGSLTVVPAPTRTDLLADPVAKALEALADPDAVGVAEIDPALADTAAFCETYGSPLDASANCVVVAGKRAGEVRFAAALVLATTRADVNGVIKRRLDVRKASFAPMDEAVSLTGMEYGGITPVGLPADWPILIDQRVADAPELVIGSGIRGSKLLISGAALASLPGAEVIEDLAK from the coding sequence GTGACCTGGACGATTGCCGGGAGCCTCACCGTGGTTCCCGCCCCCACGCGTACCGACCTGCTCGCCGACCCCGTCGCCAAGGCCCTGGAAGCGCTGGCCGACCCGGACGCCGTCGGCGTCGCCGAGATCGACCCGGCGCTGGCCGACACCGCCGCCTTCTGCGAGACCTACGGTTCGCCGCTCGACGCGTCCGCGAACTGTGTCGTCGTCGCCGGCAAGCGCGCCGGTGAAGTCCGGTTCGCGGCCGCGCTCGTGCTCGCGACGACCCGCGCCGACGTCAACGGCGTGATCAAGCGCCGCCTCGACGTCCGCAAGGCGTCGTTCGCGCCGATGGACGAGGCCGTCTCGCTGACCGGGATGGAGTACGGCGGCATCACGCCCGTCGGCCTTCCCGCCGACTGGCCGATCCTGATCGACCAGCGCGTCGCCGACGCTCCCGAGCTGGTCATCGGCAGCGGGATCCGCGGCAGCAAGCTGCTGATCTCCGGCGCCGCGCTGGCCTCGCTGCCCGGCGCCGAGGTCATCGAGGACCTCGCCAAGTGA
- a CDS encoding zf-TFIIB domain-containing protein, which translates to MICPKCQNQMRTVDKNGVHIEQCEGCRGIFLDRGELEAIAGAESSFYGRQPPPYQGGHGRPDSPRPYRGGHPDSPKAYRGGYADSPRPHRGYSDSPRPYGHGNRKRGFLENLFD; encoded by the coding sequence GTGATTTGTCCGAAGTGTCAGAACCAGATGCGGACCGTGGACAAGAACGGCGTCCACATCGAGCAGTGCGAGGGCTGTCGCGGGATCTTCCTGGACCGCGGTGAGCTCGAAGCGATCGCCGGTGCGGAAAGTTCGTTCTACGGCCGCCAGCCACCGCCCTACCAGGGCGGCCACGGCCGTCCCGACTCGCCGCGCCCCTACCGCGGCGGCCATCCGGACTCGCCCAAGGCGTACCGCGGCGGGTACGCGGACTCGCCGCGGCCGCACCGCGGGTACTCGGATTCGCCGAGGCCGTACGGGCACGGCAACCGCAAGCGCGGCTTCCTCGAGAACCTCTTCGACTGA
- a CDS encoding VOC family protein — MSAVPTLGVVALDCPDPVALAGFYRAVLEWDAPDVADDGHWVTLANPLGGAGLAFQRVADYRPPAWPSAENPQQLHLDLTVTDLEAAHERVLGLGAKLLDDAPETFRVYADPAGHPFCLCAC; from the coding sequence ATGAGTGCGGTACCGACGCTGGGTGTGGTGGCGCTGGACTGCCCCGACCCGGTGGCACTCGCCGGGTTCTACCGGGCCGTGCTGGAGTGGGACGCGCCCGATGTCGCCGACGACGGCCACTGGGTCACGCTCGCCAACCCGCTCGGGGGCGCCGGCCTCGCCTTCCAGCGGGTGGCCGACTACCGGCCGCCGGCCTGGCCGTCCGCCGAGAACCCGCAGCAGCTGCACCTGGACCTCACCGTCACCGACCTCGAAGCGGCGCACGAGCGCGTCCTCGGTCTCGGCGCGAAACTGCTGGACGACGCGCCGGAGACGTTCCGCGTCTACGCCGATCCGGCGGGCCACCCGTTCTGCCTCTGCGCCTGCTGA
- a CDS encoding helix-turn-helix domain-containing protein produces MDKVADIASDIGEYIRQQRNTAKISLRQLSKLAGVSNPYLSQIERGVRKPSAEILQQIAKGLRISAEALYVQAGILDLPTGGPVGDAIRADAELTERQKQVLLDVYESFRRENAAARPAAESSPAPDTVDTSDTPDTTPAANTRE; encoded by the coding sequence ATGGACAAGGTCGCGGACATCGCCTCCGACATCGGCGAGTACATCCGCCAGCAGCGCAACACCGCGAAGATCTCGTTGCGCCAGCTGTCGAAGCTCGCCGGCGTGTCCAACCCGTACCTGAGCCAGATCGAGCGCGGGGTGCGCAAGCCCAGCGCGGAGATCCTGCAGCAGATCGCGAAGGGCCTGCGCATTTCGGCGGAAGCGCTGTATGTGCAAGCCGGGATCCTCGATCTGCCGACGGGTGGTCCGGTGGGCGACGCGATCCGCGCCGACGCCGAGCTGACCGAACGGCAGAAGCAGGTCCTGCTCGACGTCTACGAGTCCTTCCGCCGGGAGAACGCCGCGGCACGGCCGGCCGCCGAGTCGTCTCCCGCTCCGGACACCGTGGACACCTCAGACACCCCAGACACCACTCCAGCCGCCAACACCAGGGAGTAA